GATTGAAGGGGCTGATATAAATGCGGTTGAGAAGGCGATGAGGCATCATCTTGAACAGTCTCTAAAAGATATATTGAGATTTGCGTTTAAAGAAGATACAGGTAAGGATAAAATTCAATGATCGAAATCATGTTTAGAGGTCGCGGAGGACAGGGGGCAGTAGTTGCCTCTGAGATTCTTGGAAGGGCCTTTTTTCTTGAAGGTAAATACCCACAGAGCTTCGCTCTCTTTGGAGGTGAACGACGGGGTGCCCCTGTAGTCGGTTTTTTGCGCGTTGATGATGAACCCATTCTTTTGAAATGCCAGATAAAGCACCCAAACTACCTGATTCTCCTTGACATATCGTTAATTGAACAGGAGGAAATAGGTAAGGAGGTTGTACCTGGTGGAAAACTCCTCATTAATACACATAATAGCATCGAGTATTTTAAGGACTTGAGGGGGTTTACCATTGGTCTGGTTGACGCAGCATCAATCGCTAGAAATCTTGGACTCGGAGGTAATTTTAATATGGCAATGCTGGGGGCATATGTACGCTTGACCAATCTCATAAAGCTTGAAACATTGATCGAAGCAGTCACTAAAATGGTTCCATCCAAAAGAGAGGAGAATATCCAGGCAGTGAAAGATGCCTATGAACAAGTAAGGGTCTACGAGGCGGAAGGTTAGAGAGCTATGAATCATCCACTTATCCAGGAAAATAAATTTGTAATCCCTATATCCTATGGCAGCACAGAGGTCATCGATACAGGCAAATGGGGTTTTCAAAAACCACATACGCAGTTTATGACAGCCCCCTGCCAGGAATCTTGCCCTGCGGGAAACAACATCCCTCAATTTCTCTATTTAGCCCAAAAGGGTGAGTATGGTAACGCACTTTTAACCATCTTAAAGGAGAACCCCTTTCCCGGTATATGCGGAAGGGTTTGCTTCCATCCCTGTGAGGTAAGCTGCAATAGAGATAAGTACGATGAGTCCGTCTCTATCAGTGCACTGGAACGATATATATTTGATACGACATCTGATCAAGTGCCTAACCTGAACCCCGTCCAGAATGTCAATGGAAGAGGAGTCGCCGTTGTCGGGTCTGGTCCTGCAGGTCTTTCATGCGCCTATTTTCTTCGTCTTTTAGGCCATAAGGTAACCGTTTTTGAGGCATACAAAGAAGCCGGCGGGATAATGACGTACGGTATCCCCGGATACCGCCTCCCGAAAGCTATCGTCAAAAAAGAAATTGCAAGGATGATAGCTCTGGGTATTGAGATAAAGACAGGGGCTAAAGTGGGCAGAGATATCACTTTTGATGCACTCAATGAGTATGATGCAGTTTTTCTCTCGATCGGTGCCGGGATAGAGAGCCCCCTCGGCATAGAAGGCGAGGCATTTGAGAAGGTCATGCATGGTCTTGACTTTTTAAAGCGTATCAACTCAGGTTCATCAATCCCGGGAGGTCAGGATGTAATAGTGGTCGGCGGAGGAAATACTGCCATGGATGTAGCAAGGTCATCTATCAGGAATGGTTGCCGTGTTACCATAGCTTACCGAAGGGGAAGAGCAGAGATGCCGGCTATCAAGGACGAAATTGATGATACCGAAGAGGAAGGTGCACGGTTTGAATTTCTGATTCAACCTGTCAGGATAAAGATGTTATCAGACAAGAGATTGGCCGTAGAATTCCAGCGTATGAAGCTTGGTGAACCGGATGCGAGTGGCAGGCCAAGGGCTATTCCTGTTGAAGGGACTGACTTCATAATGGAAACAGATTACCTTATCACTGCTACCGGTGAAAATGTTGATCTTGTATCCTTACCCACGGACCTTATAAAAAACGGTCTTGTCTACGTTGATAATTTTCTCAGGACAAAGAATGCTAAGATGTTCGCAGGTGGCGATGTGGTTGACCAGCCACGAACCATAGTGACTGCCATAGGAGCCGGGAAAAAGGCTGCTATTTCCATTGACCTTTATCTCAAAGGAGTACCCCCTGAAAAAATGTTCTCCGGGATAAGGGTGGGAGACAAAGGGTCTCTTTCTTTCGAGGCGTATACCTCCGGTGGAAGGTTTGAAATGAATCGTGCGGCACAGAAAGTTGTTACCTTCGATAAACTGAATACCCTTTATTTTGAGCACACGAGCAGGGTTAAAAAACGTAAACTGAGCCGTGAGGCTTCTCTTAAAAGTTTTCAGGAGGTCAATCTCGGTTTATCAGCGGAAGAAGCAACTACCTCTGTTTCACGCTGTTTTACCTGTGGAACATGTAATTACTGTTACAACTGTTACTTCTTCTGTCCCGAAGGCGTAATTGCACTGGATCCTATCAAAGGGACGAAATATGTGGATTATGAACATTGCAAAGGATGCGGGACATGTGCAAAGTCCTGCCCGAGAAATGTGGTTGTGATGAAGGAGCTGTGATGAAAGAGTTTATGACCGGGAATCATGCCATTGCCAATGCGGTGAGATTATGCCGGACCCCCCTCATCGCAGCTTACCCAATTACACCTCAGACCTCCATTTACGAAAAACTCTCCGAGTGGGAGGCTTCCGGTGTTCTCAAAGGGATAATGATGAGAACTGAGTCGGAACATTCTGCCATGGCATCATGTATTGCTGCTTCTCTGACCGGGGTTAGGACATTTACGGCAACTTCATCCCAGGGGCTTGCGCTGATGCACGAGATGCTCCATTTTGCAAGTGGATGCCGGGCACCTGTAGTTATGGCAAATGTGAACAGGCTCCTTGCTGCACCATGGGGCTTCTGGGCTGATCAGACCGACAGTCTTTCCCAGAGAGACACAGGATGGATTCAGTTTTATGCGGAAAACGGTCAAGAGGCACTCGACAGTGTCATTCAGGCATATAAAATAGCTGAGCAGGTATACCTGCCTGCCATGGTTGCAATAGAAGCCTTTTTTGTCTCCCATTTCATGGAACCGATTGACCTTCCTGACCAGGATGCAGTTGACCGGTTCCTACCCCCCCTTGATCTTCCCCATCGTTTTAATATTGATAAACCCGGTTACCTTGTGCCTGTTGTGCCCCAGGAATTGTACCGGGAATACAAACATATGGCTTTCCTCTCAATGGATTCTGTGAAGGAAATCGCCATCAAGGTAGACAGGGAATACAAAGAGGAGTTCGGAAGGGGCTATGGGATTATTGAACCGTTCATGTTTGACGATGCTGAGATTGTCCTCGTCACAGCAGGGTCAATCACCAGCACAGCGAGGGTTGCCATCAAATCCCTTCGTGACGACGGATATAAGGTAGGGCTCCTCAAAATACGCCTTTTCAGACCCTTTCCACGCGAGGCAG
This portion of the Pseudomonadota bacterium genome encodes:
- a CDS encoding 2-oxoacid:acceptor oxidoreductase family protein yields the protein MIEIMFRGRGGQGAVVASEILGRAFFLEGKYPQSFALFGGERRGAPVVGFLRVDDEPILLKCQIKHPNYLILLDISLIEQEEIGKEVVPGGKLLINTHNSIEYFKDLRGFTIGLVDAASIARNLGLGGNFNMAMLGAYVRLTNLIKLETLIEAVTKMVPSKREENIQAVKDAYEQVRVYEAEG
- a CDS encoding NAD(P)-binding protein yields the protein MNHPLIQENKFVIPISYGSTEVIDTGKWGFQKPHTQFMTAPCQESCPAGNNIPQFLYLAQKGEYGNALLTILKENPFPGICGRVCFHPCEVSCNRDKYDESVSISALERYIFDTTSDQVPNLNPVQNVNGRGVAVVGSGPAGLSCAYFLRLLGHKVTVFEAYKEAGGIMTYGIPGYRLPKAIVKKEIARMIALGIEIKTGAKVGRDITFDALNEYDAVFLSIGAGIESPLGIEGEAFEKVMHGLDFLKRINSGSSIPGGQDVIVVGGGNTAMDVARSSIRNGCRVTIAYRRGRAEMPAIKDEIDDTEEEGARFEFLIQPVRIKMLSDKRLAVEFQRMKLGEPDASGRPRAIPVEGTDFIMETDYLITATGENVDLVSLPTDLIKNGLVYVDNFLRTKNAKMFAGGDVVDQPRTIVTAIGAGKKAAISIDLYLKGVPPEKMFSGIRVGDKGSLSFEAYTSGGRFEMNRAAQKVVTFDKLNTLYFEHTSRVKKRKLSREASLKSFQEVNLGLSAEEATTSVSRCFTCGTCNYCYNCYFFCPEGVIALDPIKGTKYVDYEHCKGCGTCAKSCPRNVVVMKEL
- the porA gene encoding pyruvate ferredoxin oxidoreductase produces the protein MCKVLPEKCGCDEGAVMKEFMTGNHAIANAVRLCRTPLIAAYPITPQTSIYEKLSEWEASGVLKGIMMRTESEHSAMASCIAASLTGVRTFTATSSQGLALMHEMLHFASGCRAPVVMANVNRLLAAPWGFWADQTDSLSQRDTGWIQFYAENGQEALDSVIQAYKIAEQVYLPAMVAIEAFFVSHFMEPIDLPDQDAVDRFLPPLDLPHRFNIDKPGYLVPVVPQELYREYKHMAFLSMDSVKEIAIKVDREYKEEFGRGYGIIEPFMFDDAEIVLVTAGSITSTARVAIKSLRDDGYKVGLLKIRLFRPFPREAACAALLGKKKVGVIDRNISIGSGGIFCQELRGALLGIAPQPLTYSYIAGIGGSDVDVETIRKVAFDVMKRTEPKEEAIWIKEDF